The Chrysemys picta bellii isolate R12L10 chromosome 5, ASM1138683v2, whole genome shotgun sequence genome includes a window with the following:
- the INO80B gene encoding INO80 complex subunit B — translation MSKAWRRGGAPGGRMEGAEAGDQDESSGHGSHKKKHKKHKKKHKKRHHHENMGASFSSEPLESGPLLPKPQLKLKIKLGGQILGTKSVPTFTVIPEVPRSPSPLMVVDDEDEPMEGVPIEQYRAWLDEDSNLDPSPLPDLDSESCFPAREDEEEERWLDALEKGELDDNGELKKEVDESLLTARQKALLHKQQSQPLLELPMGYKAKEMTEEMLVKREERARKRRLQAAKKAEENKNQTIERLTKTNKAKVKTLRERKAKQAPCPMIRYCNAADRITVSFPPGVTLPLPPCAPPPVPAPTTCGVRGCPNRKRYSCSRTGVPLCSFACYRKNLQLQEAVG, via the exons ATGAGCAAGGCGTGGCGGAGAGGGGGCGCCCCCGGCGGCAGGATGGAGGGGGCCGAGGCGG GGGACCAGGACGAGTCCAGCGGGCACGGCTCCCACAAGAAGAAGCACAAGAAGCACAAGAAGAAGCACAAGAAGAGGCATCACCATGAAAACATGGGCGCCAGCTTCTCCTCCGAGCCCCTGGAGTccggccccctgctccccaagccCCAGCTCAAGCTCAAAATCAAGCTGGGGGGGCAGATTCTGGGCACCAAGAG CGTGCCGACCTTCACGGTGATCCCCGAGGTGCCGCGCTCGCCTTCCCCTCTGATGGTCGTGGACGACGAGGACGAGCCCATGGAGGGGGTCCCCATTGAGCAGTATCGGGCCTGGCTGG ATGAAGACAGTAACCTGGACCCATCGCCCCTGCCGGACCTGGACTCGGAGAGCTGCTTCCCCGCCCgcgaggacgaggaggaggagcgCTGGCTGGATGCGCTGGAGAAGGGCGAGCTGGACGACAACGGCGAGCTCAAGAAGGAGGTGGATGAGTCGCTGCTCACGGCCAGACag AAAGCCCTCCTGCACAAGCAGCAGAGCCAGCCGCTCCTGGAGCTGCCCATGGGCTACAAGGCGAAGGAGATGACGGAGGAGATGCTGGTGAAGCGGGAGGAACGAGCCCGCAAGCGGCGGCTGCAGGCGGCCAAGAAGGCGGAGGAGAACAAGAACCAGACCATTGAGCGCCTCACCAAGACCAACAAGGCCAAGGTGAAGACGCTGCGGGAGCGCAAGGCCAAgcaggccccgtgccccatgaTTCGCTACTGCAACGCCGCGGACCGGATCACCGTGTCCTTCCCGCCCGGGGTCACGCTGCCCCTGCCGCCCTGCGCGCCCCCGCCTGTGCCTGCACCCACCACCTGCGGGGTCCGCGGCTGCCCCAACCGCAAGCGGTACTCCTGCTCGCGCACCGGCGTGCCCCTCTGCAGCTTCGCCTGCTACCGGAAGaacctgcagctgcaggaggcgGTCGGCTAG